In a single window of the Coriobacteriia bacterium genome:
- a CDS encoding ABC transporter substrate-binding protein, which translates to MRARSLLPRWVVVAFAAALVVSLAGCGGAKSTTGGSADAADTYKVGAILSLTGTYAALGESEKNALNLEVKRINDAGGINGKKLDVIIEDDGTDEAKAVAAASKLVGQENVIAILGATGTGQSMAIRSEIDRAGIPQVSMAGGTAITANFSPLVFQTPWSNTIVVPFVLGKVASDGNKKIAVLSDSGGYGKDGLAVIKAEAGKAGLEIVSDQTFNAGDTDFSAQLTKVKSSGADALVLWTAGKEGASVVKGARDLGVTQPMYGGSGQAKIEFAQGAGEAAEGFIFGTGKSLTPANWGEGTPEFDVVNGFAERYKAAYGQSPDIFAGHAFDALAILEDALKRSNGDTSPAALTASVEGTKDLIGFGGAFTFTPTDHNGLTADDLALYEVSGGAWNTLK; encoded by the coding sequence ATGAGGGCACGTAGTCTGTTGCCGCGCTGGGTGGTTGTCGCTTTCGCTGCGGCGCTCGTGGTATCGCTCGCCGGGTGCGGCGGAGCGAAGTCGACAACCGGCGGCAGCGCTGACGCTGCCGACACCTACAAGGTCGGAGCGATCCTGTCGCTGACCGGTACCTATGCTGCGCTTGGCGAGTCCGAGAAGAACGCACTGAATCTCGAGGTCAAGCGCATCAACGATGCGGGTGGCATCAACGGCAAGAAGCTCGACGTCATCATCGAGGACGATGGGACCGACGAGGCGAAGGCCGTGGCGGCCGCATCCAAGCTCGTCGGCCAAGAGAACGTGATCGCGATCCTGGGTGCGACGGGCACCGGGCAGTCGATGGCGATTCGTTCCGAGATCGACCGGGCAGGCATTCCGCAGGTTTCGATGGCGGGCGGAACTGCCATAACGGCGAACTTCAGTCCGCTCGTGTTCCAGACTCCGTGGTCGAACACGATCGTAGTTCCCTTCGTGCTGGGTAAGGTTGCCTCGGATGGCAACAAGAAGATCGCGGTGCTCAGCGACAGTGGTGGCTATGGCAAGGACGGACTTGCTGTCATCAAGGCCGAGGCGGGCAAAGCCGGTCTCGAGATCGTGAGTGACCAGACGTTTAACGCGGGCGACACCGACTTCTCGGCGCAGCTCACCAAGGTCAAGTCATCGGGCGCAGATGCGCTCGTCTTGTGGACTGCGGGTAAGGAAGGCGCGAGTGTCGTCAAGGGTGCCCGCGACCTCGGGGTCACGCAGCCAATGTACGGCGGCTCCGGTCAGGCGAAGATCGAGTTCGCGCAGGGCGCCGGCGAAGCGGCCGAAGGCTTCATCTTCGGCACCGGAAAGAGCCTCACGCCGGCGAACTGGGGCGAGGGAACTCCCGAGTTCGATGTGGTGAACGGGTTCGCTGAGCGCTACAAGGCCGCGTACGGACAGTCGCCGGACATCTTTGCCGGACACGCCTTCGACGCACTCGCTATCCTTGAGGACGCTCTGAAGCGCTCTAACGGCGATACAAGCCCGGCTGCGCTCACGGCATCGGTCGAGGGTACGAAGGATCTGATCGGGTTCGGTGGAGCGTTCACCTTCACCCCGACGGACCACAACGGCCTGACCGCCGACGATCTCGCGCTCTACGAGGTCAGTGGCGGCGCGTGGAACACCCTCAAGTGA
- a CDS encoding ABC transporter substrate-binding protein — MRGRTLKMCLAVLEAALATALAVTLIGCSGSGTAPSGSGGSGGEDTIKIGAIVSLTGTYAGLGAPEQKTLDLEVKRINAAGGINGKQVEVIIEDDATDEAKAVAAASKLIEQDGVIAIIGATGTGQTMAVRGDVNRAGIPQVSMAGGSAITANFDPLVFQTPWSNKLVIPFELAYMKSKDITKIAVISDTGGFGKDGLAVLLAEAPKSGVEVVENQTFNAGDTDFSAQLTKIKGSDAQAMLVITSGKEAAAVVQQAKQLGVKVPFFGTHGNARMEFIQGAGDAAEGFIFPAGKILLPESWGVGTEPYKVATAFVDAYSAANNGEKPSTFAGHAYDALNLIVEAAKRVEGDLTPAALRDEIEKTNGWVGIGGVFTFSPTDHNGLSEDDLNMYEVKDGAWTIAE; from the coding sequence ATGCGTGGTCGTACGTTGAAGATGTGTTTGGCGGTGTTGGAGGCGGCGCTTGCGACCGCACTCGCAGTGACCCTGATCGGGTGTTCGGGTTCTGGTACGGCCCCCTCGGGTTCGGGGGGAAGTGGTGGTGAAGACACCATCAAGATCGGCGCGATCGTGTCCCTCACGGGGACCTACGCAGGGCTCGGCGCTCCCGAGCAGAAGACCCTCGACCTCGAGGTCAAGCGTATCAACGCCGCTGGCGGCATCAACGGCAAGCAGGTCGAGGTCATCATCGAGGACGACGCGACAGACGAGGCGAAAGCCGTCGCAGCGGCGTCCAAACTCATTGAGCAGGACGGCGTAATCGCCATCATCGGCGCGACCGGTACGGGCCAGACGATGGCTGTTCGTGGCGACGTCAACCGGGCGGGTATCCCGCAGGTCTCCATGGCCGGCGGCAGTGCGATCACCGCGAACTTCGACCCGCTCGTCTTCCAGACGCCGTGGTCGAACAAGCTGGTCATCCCGTTCGAGCTCGCGTACATGAAGAGCAAGGACATCACCAAGATTGCGGTCATCAGTGACACCGGTGGGTTCGGTAAGGACGGCCTAGCCGTACTTCTTGCCGAGGCGCCGAAGTCCGGCGTCGAAGTCGTCGAGAACCAGACGTTCAACGCCGGCGACACCGATTTCTCGGCACAGCTGACGAAGATCAAGGGGTCCGACGCCCAGGCGATGCTGGTCATCACCTCGGGCAAGGAAGCCGCTGCGGTGGTGCAGCAGGCCAAGCAGCTAGGCGTGAAGGTGCCGTTCTTCGGTACGCACGGCAACGCGCGCATGGAGTTCATCCAGGGTGCGGGCGACGCTGCCGAGGGCTTCATCTTCCCTGCAGGCAAGATCCTTCTGCCCGAAAGCTGGGGCGTGGGTACCGAGCCGTACAAGGTCGCTACCGCGTTCGTAGACGCGTACTCCGCTGCGAACAACGGCGAGAAGCCGAGCACGTTCGCTGGCCACGCGTATGACGCGCTCAATCTCATCGTCGAGGCCGCGAAGCGTGTCGAGGGCGATCTGACACCGGCTGCGCTGCGTGACGAGATCGAGAAGACCAACGGTTGGGTTGGTATCGGCGGCGTCTTCACCTTCTCGCCGACCGACCACAACGGACTGAGTGAAGACGACCTGAACATGTACGAGGTCAAGGACGGCGCCTGGACTATCGCCGAGTAG
- a CDS encoding ACT domain-containing protein: protein MNVQQLSVFIENKAGRVSEVTDVLGDAGVNIRGFSVSDTADYGIVRLIVDDPDHGKEVLSNAGFTVKENPVLCLDLPDHPGGLAGVLKEVSSAGVNIEYVYSLIATYVVINVADIERAVALLSGKPVRLVDQEEIARI, encoded by the coding sequence GTGAACGTTCAACAGCTCAGCGTGTTCATCGAGAACAAAGCCGGCCGCGTAAGCGAAGTCACCGACGTGCTCGGCGACGCAGGCGTCAACATCAGGGGCTTCTCGGTGTCCGACACTGCGGACTACGGCATCGTGCGGCTGATAGTCGATGATCCCGACCACGGTAAAGAGGTGCTCTCGAACGCCGGATTCACGGTCAAGGAGAATCCGGTCCTCTGCCTCGACCTGCCGGATCACCCCGGCGGGCTCGCAGGCGTCCTCAAGGAGGTCTCCTCGGCCGGTGTGAACATCGAGTACGTCTACTCACTTATCGCGACCTACGTGGTCATCAATGTTGCTGATATCGAGCGTGCGGTGGCTCTGCTCTCGGGCAAGCCCGTTCGACTCGTTGATCAGGAAGAGATTGCGCGCATCTGA
- a CDS encoding indolepyruvate oxidoreductase subunit beta: MSARNVTTVMLCGVGGQGTILAADLLAKVAAGSGLDVKLSEVHGMSQRGGSVDTIVRFGDRVFSPVTDPGMVDHLVAFEIIEAMRNVHYVRPGGRLMVNPSSIRPLPVLTGELPPPHGLQAILAEENAVFIDADELACEAGSPKSANVVLMGALSIGLDFEEAVWHDVISRRVPPKTVEANLRAFALGREACQRGECAL, translated from the coding sequence ATGAGTGCGCGCAACGTCACGACGGTCATGCTCTGCGGCGTCGGCGGCCAAGGGACGATTCTCGCTGCCGACCTGCTTGCCAAGGTCGCGGCCGGTTCGGGGCTGGACGTGAAGCTGTCCGAGGTCCATGGCATGTCCCAGCGCGGGGGTAGCGTCGACACCATCGTGCGATTCGGCGATCGCGTCTTCTCGCCGGTGACCGATCCGGGCATGGTCGACCATCTTGTCGCGTTCGAGATCATCGAGGCCATGCGCAACGTGCACTATGTCAGGCCGGGCGGTCGGCTGATGGTCAATCCTTCGTCGATACGGCCTTTGCCGGTGCTTACCGGAGAGTTGCCGCCGCCGCATGGCCTGCAGGCCATCCTCGCCGAGGAGAACGCGGTTTTCATCGACGCAGATGAACTGGCATGTGAAGCGGGTAGCCCCAAGTCCGCGAACGTGGTTCTGATGGGGGCCCTTTCGATAGGGCTCGACTTCGAAGAGGCCGTCTGGCACGACGTCATCTCGCGCCGAGTGCCGCCCAAGACGGTAGAGGCCAACCTCCGGGCGTTCGCGCTCGGTAGGGAGGCGTGTCAACGAGGGGAGTGCGCACTGTGA
- a CDS encoding 4Fe-4S binding protein translates to MSRILLSGNEAVAHGAWQAGAAVGVGYPGTPSTETLKHFAALDGVYAEWAPNEKVALEVAAGVSFAGARSLVTMKHVGLNVASDPLFTLAYTGVRGGLVILVADDPGMHSSQNEQDSRNYAAFARVPVLEPSDSSEALAFTTEAFELSERFDIPVIVRSTVRVSHAKSLVEPGERVTAPATGEYATDPAKWVMMPGMAKRRRIDLDRRIAELTEFAETSPLNVVEYRDTSIGIVCSGVCYQHVREAMPEASVLKLGIGFPMAPSLLSEFASRVDVLHVVEEADAYLARSLRQLGLVVTDLPLLPAGELSPGAIRTAFGLPEPTLREAEEAMPPRPPLMCPGCPHRPVFDTLRRKRAVVTGDIGCYTLGALKPLAAMDSCVDMGASIGMAHGAELIGGFGKRPVVAVIGDSTFAHSGVTGLMNTVYNGGAGTVLILDNRITAMTGHQGNPINGITLQKRDSHEVDLEGLVRALGVPRVRVVDPQDFEATRSALEEEIDAEELSVVIYKAPCALLIKEKQDPYAVIEEACTKCGVCIKLGCPAIGKDEMTSRAYVDTSVCVGCGQCVQVCKYDAFERTGPSCDFKGADRR, encoded by the coding sequence GTGAGTCGCATTCTGCTGTCGGGTAACGAGGCTGTAGCGCACGGTGCCTGGCAAGCAGGTGCCGCCGTCGGCGTGGGATACCCCGGCACCCCTTCCACCGAGACCCTCAAGCACTTCGCCGCTCTCGACGGCGTGTACGCAGAGTGGGCTCCCAACGAGAAGGTCGCACTCGAGGTCGCAGCCGGCGTCTCGTTCGCAGGCGCACGATCACTCGTCACCATGAAACACGTTGGGCTCAACGTCGCCTCAGATCCGCTGTTCACGCTCGCCTATACGGGCGTGCGGGGCGGGCTGGTCATTCTGGTTGCCGATGACCCCGGTATGCACTCGTCGCAAAACGAGCAGGACTCTCGCAACTACGCAGCCTTCGCCCGCGTGCCGGTGCTTGAGCCATCCGACTCGAGCGAGGCTCTTGCCTTTACTACGGAGGCGTTCGAGCTCTCCGAGCGGTTCGACATCCCGGTGATCGTTCGCTCGACGGTGCGGGTCAGCCATGCGAAGTCGCTCGTGGAACCGGGCGAACGCGTCACTGCGCCGGCTACGGGCGAGTACGCGACCGATCCCGCGAAGTGGGTCATGATGCCGGGGATGGCCAAGCGGCGCCGGATCGACTTGGATCGGCGCATCGCTGAACTCACCGAATTCGCCGAGACCTCGCCGCTTAACGTGGTCGAGTATCGCGATACCTCCATTGGCATCGTCTGTTCGGGAGTGTGCTACCAGCACGTCCGAGAGGCGATGCCTGAGGCGTCCGTTCTCAAGCTGGGTATCGGCTTTCCCATGGCGCCGAGCCTTCTCTCCGAGTTCGCCTCGCGGGTGGACGTGCTGCATGTGGTGGAGGAGGCCGACGCGTACCTCGCTCGTTCGCTGCGCCAGCTCGGCCTCGTTGTGACGGATCTGCCACTCTTGCCGGCGGGCGAGCTGAGCCCCGGCGCGATTCGGACCGCGTTTGGTCTGCCCGAGCCGACGCTGCGTGAAGCCGAGGAGGCGATGCCGCCCCGGCCACCGCTCATGTGCCCGGGCTGTCCCCATCGCCCTGTCTTCGACACACTGCGACGTAAGAGAGCCGTGGTGACCGGGGATATCGGCTGTTACACGCTCGGAGCGCTCAAGCCGCTGGCGGCCATGGATTCGTGCGTCGACATGGGCGCCTCCATCGGAATGGCACATGGCGCCGAACTCATCGGCGGCTTTGGCAAGCGACCGGTCGTGGCGGTTATCGGCGATTCGACGTTCGCGCATTCCGGCGTGACCGGACTGATGAACACCGTGTACAACGGTGGCGCGGGGACCGTTCTGATCCTCGACAACCGGATCACGGCCATGACGGGGCACCAGGGCAACCCGATCAACGGAATCACCTTGCAGAAGCGCGATAGCCACGAGGTCGACCTTGAGGGGCTGGTCCGTGCTCTCGGCGTGCCACGGGTGCGCGTTGTCGATCCGCAGGACTTCGAGGCCACACGCTCAGCGCTTGAAGAGGAGATCGACGCCGAGGAACTCTCCGTGGTCATCTACAAGGCGCCGTGCGCCCTCCTCATCAAGGAGAAGCAGGATCCGTACGCGGTCATCGAGGAGGCATGCACGAAGTGCGGGGTGTGCATCAAACTCGGTTGCCCCGCCATCGGCAAGGATGAGATGACCTCTCGGGCCTACGTGGACACCTCGGTCTGTGTCGGGTGCGGTCAGTGCGTGCAGGTGTGCAAGTACGACGCGTTTGAGCGCACCGGTCCCTCGTGCGACTTCAAGGGGGCCGATCGGCGATGA
- a CDS encoding adenine phosphoribosyltransferase, translated as MDLSTYIRDVPDWPKEGIIFKDITPLLSSPEGFKAAIDQLAEQFAGAGVTKVMGAEARGFIFGGALAYQLGAGFVPARKPGKLPWNTTSVTYDLEYGTDSLEIHADAISADDIVLIVDDVLATGGTAAAKAQLVNEVGATVAGFVFLIELDFLHGSDKLPAGAKVVSLIHVD; from the coding sequence GTGGACCTGTCCACCTACATTCGTGACGTGCCCGACTGGCCCAAAGAGGGCATCATCTTCAAGGACATCACGCCGCTCCTTTCCAGCCCCGAGGGTTTCAAGGCCGCTATCGATCAGCTCGCCGAGCAGTTCGCCGGTGCCGGCGTCACCAAGGTGATGGGCGCCGAGGCCCGCGGCTTCATCTTCGGCGGTGCGCTTGCGTATCAGCTCGGTGCCGGGTTCGTACCTGCCCGCAAGCCGGGCAAGTTGCCGTGGAACACCACCTCGGTCACGTACGATCTTGAGTACGGTACCGACTCACTCGAGATCCACGCTGATGCCATCTCGGCCGATGACATCGTGCTCATCGTCGACGACGTGCTTGCGACCGGTGGAACGGCTGCTGCAAAGGCGCAGCTCGTCAACGAGGTCGGAGCAACGGTCGCGGGCTTCGTGTTCCTCATCGAGCTCGACTTCCTCCATGGAAGCGACAAGCTTCCCGCCGGTGCCAAGGTGGTCTCGCTGATCCACGTCGACTAG
- a CDS encoding potassium channel protein, whose protein sequence is MRRRVVFALIALVSVLVIGVAGYMLVEGWGFLDALYMTVITVGTVGFREIQPLSRAGEAFTMFMILIGVASLGFALAQLVEFLLEGHILGFLEGRRMEKRIASMQGHTIIAGAGRVGAVVVRNLADERAEFVVVDVTPEAQETAKEQGWAFVLGDATEEDVLIEAGIAHAGAIVTALSGDAENLFVTVTARALNADIFIVARSSHESTEAKLLKAGANRTITPNVIGGRRMASMVLHPTVSDYLDIVSGSEGVEFRLQEVQLERASALVGSSLADSRIRERTGAQVVAVLHVDGRVDANPSASTVLAANERLVVLGTPEQVEALAEVACSR, encoded by the coding sequence ATGAGGCGCCGCGTCGTCTTTGCGCTCATCGCGCTCGTCAGCGTTCTCGTCATAGGCGTCGCGGGCTACATGCTCGTCGAGGGATGGGGGTTCCTCGACGCGCTCTACATGACAGTGATCACTGTCGGGACGGTCGGCTTCCGCGAGATACAGCCGCTGTCGCGGGCGGGCGAGGCCTTCACGATGTTCATGATTCTCATCGGCGTTGCGTCACTGGGTTTCGCCCTCGCGCAACTCGTCGAGTTCTTGCTCGAGGGACACATCTTGGGTTTTCTGGAAGGACGACGTATGGAGAAGCGAATCGCATCGATGCAGGGGCACACGATCATCGCAGGTGCGGGTCGCGTGGGTGCGGTGGTTGTGCGCAACCTGGCGGACGAGCGCGCCGAATTCGTAGTGGTCGACGTGACCCCGGAAGCGCAGGAGACCGCCAAGGAGCAAGGATGGGCCTTCGTGCTTGGCGACGCGACCGAGGAAGACGTCCTGATTGAGGCGGGTATCGCGCATGCAGGAGCGATCGTCACGGCTCTCTCGGGTGACGCCGAGAACCTGTTCGTGACCGTCACCGCTCGCGCCCTGAACGCCGACATCTTCATCGTCGCCCGGTCCTCGCATGAGAGCACCGAGGCCAAGCTCCTGAAGGCGGGTGCGAACCGGACGATCACCCCCAACGTCATCGGGGGACGACGTATGGCATCCATGGTCCTTCACCCCACCGTCTCGGACTATCTCGACATCGTTTCGGGCAGCGAGGGTGTGGAGTTTCGGCTGCAAGAGGTGCAGTTGGAACGGGCGTCCGCGCTCGTGGGGAGTTCGCTGGCTGACTCGCGAATACGCGAGCGCACCGGCGCCCAGGTGGTAGCCGTCTTGCACGTCGACGGTCGCGTGGACGCTAACCCATCGGCCTCGACGGTGCTCGCGGCAAACGAGCGCCTCGTGGTGCTCGGTACGCCCGAGCAGGTTGAGGCGCTTGCCGAGGTAGCCTGCAGTAGATAG
- the hpt gene encoding hypoxanthine phosphoribosyltransferase encodes MPAALSHVVLDQAAIAQRVVELGEQITSDFAGQDVRLVTVLRGGLFFLADLCRAVDLPVTLDFMAVSPYTPGVGGAVRVTKDLSDTVDGASVLLVEDVVDTGLTVNYVYSLLKARGARSVDVCTLLDKPARRIAPVPIAYCGFVMPDRFLVGYGLDLDGRYRNLTGIVALHEEGIAS; translated from the coding sequence CTGCCGGCAGCGCTCAGCCACGTCGTCCTCGATCAGGCCGCGATCGCACAGCGGGTGGTCGAACTCGGTGAGCAGATCACCAGCGACTTCGCCGGACAAGACGTCCGCCTCGTCACCGTCCTGCGCGGCGGGCTCTTCTTCCTCGCCGATCTCTGTAGGGCCGTCGATCTGCCGGTGACCCTCGACTTCATGGCGGTCTCTCCCTACACGCCCGGCGTGGGTGGAGCGGTTCGCGTGACCAAGGACCTCTCGGATACCGTCGACGGCGCCAGCGTGCTTCTGGTCGAGGATGTCGTGGACACCGGTCTGACCGTGAACTACGTCTACTCCCTGCTCAAGGCCCGTGGAGCCAGGTCGGTTGATGTCTGCACACTGCTGGACAAGCCCGCTCGGCGAATCGCCCCCGTGCCGATCGCATACTGCGGATTCGTGATGCCCGATAGGTTCCTCGTCGGGTACGGGCTTGATCTGGATGGTCGTTACCGCAATCTCACAGGAATCGTGGCCCTGCACGAGGAGGGTATCGCCTCATGA
- a CDS encoding MerR family transcriptional regulator, translating to MTGRDYLTIGEVVQRLQGGYPDLSISKVRFLEEEGLVAPERTQGGYRKFSQTDVARVEMILRLQKEHFLPLAVIREKLADFDRGRIPAELQRASVGMTAPLPLIADEDGPLVLEDAPNALGIPVSFIRELSDFGLVAIAKGDSGDEIARADVQIVHAAWELRRFGVEPRHLKMYENFSDREAALFSQILMPAFRHRSADTKQKLSETLVELGALTDELKSRLLRRGLARVFEDIG from the coding sequence ATGACAGGCCGCGATTACCTGACCATCGGCGAGGTCGTCCAGCGCTTGCAGGGAGGCTATCCCGACCTTTCTATCTCGAAGGTCCGCTTCCTCGAGGAGGAAGGGCTGGTCGCACCGGAACGCACGCAGGGCGGCTACCGGAAGTTCTCACAGACCGATGTCGCACGCGTCGAGATGATCCTGCGACTCCAGAAGGAGCACTTCCTGCCGCTGGCCGTCATTCGTGAGAAGCTCGCGGACTTCGACCGTGGCCGCATTCCGGCGGAACTGCAGCGTGCCTCGGTCGGAATGACCGCTCCGCTGCCGCTCATCGCCGATGAGGACGGTCCGCTTGTGCTCGAGGACGCGCCAAACGCCCTCGGTATCCCGGTGTCCTTCATCCGCGAGCTCAGTGACTTCGGGCTGGTCGCCATTGCGAAGGGCGATTCGGGCGACGAGATCGCTCGCGCCGATGTGCAGATCGTTCATGCGGCGTGGGAGTTGCGTCGCTTTGGCGTGGAGCCGCGCCACCTCAAGATGTACGAGAACTTCTCGGATCGAGAGGCCGCGCTGTTCTCCCAGATCCTCATGCCCGCTTTCCGGCACCGTTCCGCGGACACGAAGCAGAAGCTCTCCGAGACGCTCGTCGAACTCGGAGCGCTCACCGACGAGCTCAAGAGCCGCCTGCTACGGCGGGGGCTGGCGCGTGTCTTCGAGGACATCGGATAG
- a CDS encoding FHA domain-containing protein, with amino-acid sequence MSECPACGIDIDPSATECSSCGAVVSGTTASFAPVGSPDQAPVAGEAAAEGPVLVVRKGPQPGERFFIDRPRLSIGRDPESDVFLNDMTVSRLHAVVEMIGTDVRVTDSGSLNGTYVNGVLVDTAELDNGDALQIGTFQMVFFSAVEGGS; translated from the coding sequence ATGTCTGAATGTCCCGCCTGCGGAATCGATATAGACCCTTCGGCCACCGAGTGCTCGTCGTGCGGTGCGGTGGTTTCGGGTACCACTGCGTCGTTCGCACCCGTCGGCTCTCCTGACCAGGCCCCGGTCGCTGGTGAGGCCGCGGCGGAGGGACCGGTGCTCGTCGTTCGCAAGGGGCCTCAGCCCGGCGAACGCTTCTTCATCGATCGTCCGCGTCTCAGTATCGGTCGTGACCCCGAGAGCGACGTCTTCCTCAACGATATGACCGTCTCTCGGCTGCACGCGGTCGTTGAGATGATCGGTACCGATGTGCGGGTGACCGACTCGGGTTCGCTCAATGGCACCTACGTCAATGGCGTCCTCGTGGATACGGCGGAGCTCGACAACGGCGATGCGCTCCAGATCGGCACGTTTCAGATGGTGTTCTTCTCGGCAGTTGAAGGCGGGAGCTGA
- a CDS encoding lipoate--protein ligase family protein yields the protein MNASWRLLIDDGPADGAWNMALDRAVQVCREKGGSPPTLRLYRWIRPTVTLGRFQSADGVDMEVCATSGIDVVRRFTGGRGVLHDDELTYSIVAGTADGVPRGTAASYRMLCEGLVEAYRALGVEASLTARPRGDGSSAACYLHATAADLSLGALKLSGSAQVWHGSTVLQHGSFTLSRDVAREAQVFRLAGEESKRLMAETATIEQSLQRRPTDAELCEAVVAGVSRGLSLDLEPGVISESERALASELLPETDARTLPRRSNVRTST from the coding sequence GTGAACGCCTCGTGGCGACTTCTGATCGATGACGGTCCGGCCGATGGCGCCTGGAACATGGCACTCGACCGGGCCGTTCAGGTATGCCGAGAAAAGGGTGGTTCACCGCCGACGCTTCGGCTTTATCGCTGGATCAGGCCGACGGTCACGCTGGGCAGGTTTCAGTCTGCGGATGGCGTCGACATGGAGGTGTGCGCAACCTCCGGGATTGACGTCGTACGTCGCTTCACAGGCGGGCGGGGGGTTCTGCACGACGATGAGCTGACGTACTCGATCGTCGCCGGTACGGCCGATGGTGTGCCTCGCGGCACGGCGGCCTCCTACCGGATGCTCTGTGAGGGTCTGGTCGAGGCATACCGTGCGCTCGGCGTCGAAGCCTCGCTGACTGCTCGACCCCGGGGCGATGGCTCGTCGGCAGCGTGCTATCTGCATGCGACGGCAGCGGATCTGTCACTTGGAGCACTCAAGCTTTCCGGTTCCGCCCAGGTATGGCACGGGTCAACCGTGCTGCAGCACGGCTCGTTCACGTTGTCCCGCGATGTCGCGCGTGAGGCCCAGGTCTTTCGCCTCGCAGGCGAGGAGTCCAAGCGACTCATGGCTGAGACCGCGACGATCGAGCAGTCGCTTCAGCGCCGACCGACGGATGCGGAGTTGTGTGAGGCGGTTGTGGCCGGTGTTTCGCGTGGACTGTCACTCGACCTTGAGCCTGGCGTGATCTCCGAAAGTGAGCGGGCTTTGGCGAGTGAACTGCTACCCGAGACGGACGCGCGCACGCTTCCGCGCAGGTCGAATGTCAGAACCTCAACGTAG